Proteins encoded within one genomic window of Oncorhynchus nerka isolate Pitt River linkage group LG17, Oner_Uvic_2.0, whole genome shotgun sequence:
- the LOC135561300 gene encoding uncharacterized protein LOC135561300, translating into MRDRRRKTIEIDRGLIFASVPYDLLDPNQSGFKTSHSTETALLCITEALRTAKANSLSSALILLDLSAAFDTVNHQILLSTLSELGISGAAHAWIASYLTGRSYQVANRISACLADISVWMTDHHLKLNLGKTELLFLPGKDCPFHDLAITVDNSIVSSSQSAKNLGVILDNTLSFSTNIKAVARSCRFMLYNIRRVRPCLTQEAAQVLIQALVISRLDYCNSLLAGLPACAIKPLQLIQNAAARLVFNLPKFSHVTPLLRSLHWLPVEARIRYKTMVLAYGAVRGTAPQYLQALIRPYTQTRALRSSTSGLLASLPLRKYSSRSAQSKLFAALAPQWWNKLPHDARTAESITTFRRHLKPHLFKEYLG; encoded by the exons ATGCGGGACAGGAGACGCAAGaccatagagatagacagaggactCATCTTTGCATCTGTGCCGT atgaccttcttgatccaaatcagtcaggtttcaagactagtcattcaactgagactgctcttctctgtatcacggaggcgctccgcactgctaaagctaactctctctcctctgctctcatccttctagacctatcggctgccttcgatactgtgaaccatcagatcctcctctccaccctctccgagttgggcatctccggcgcggcccacgcttggattgcgtcctacctgacaggtcgctcctaccag gtggcgaatcgcatctctgcatgtctggcagacatatccgtgtggatgacggatcaccacctcaagctgaacctcggcaagacggaactgctcttcctcccggggaaggactgcccgttccatgatctcgccatcacggttgacaactccattgtgtcctcctcccagagcgctaagaaccttggcgtgatcctggacaacaccctgtcgttctcaactaacatcaaggcggtggcccgttcctgtaggttcatgctctacaacatccgcagagtacgaccctgcctcacacaggaagcggcgcaggtcctaatccaggcacttgtcatctcccgtctggattactgcaactcgctgttggctgggctccctgcctgtgccattaaacccctacaactcatccagaacgccgcagcccgtctggtgttcaaccttcccaagttctctcacgtcaccccgctcctccgctccctccactggcttccagttgaagctcgcatccgctacaagaccatggtgcttgcctacggagctgtgaggggaacggcacctcagtacctccaggctctgatcaggccctacacccaaacaagggcactgcgttcatccacctctggcctgctcgcctccctaccactgaggaagtacagttcccgctcagcccagtcaaaactgttcgctgctctggccccccaatggtggaacaaactccctcacgacgccaggacagcggagtcaatcaccaccttccggagacacctgaaaccccacctctttaaggaatacctaggatag